From one Pedobacter faecalis genomic stretch:
- a CDS encoding MFS transporter — protein sequence MTNGKQSGSVSLLILVAALGYFVDIYDLLLFLIIKNKSLSALGVAPDQITEVGLYLMNWQMAGLLIGGIFWGVLGDKKGRLSVLFGSIIMYSLANIANGFVTTIPMYAALRFIAGVGLAGELGAGITLVSESMSKENRGYGTMLVAGIGLMGAVAAYVVGDMFEWRTAFFVGGGLGILLLLLRFGVFESGLFERMAKKDVQKGNFLMLFSSRDRFFKYLNCILIAVPLWFVVGILVGIAPEFGKALQARDVLDNGKGVMFTYIGISLGDFLSGALSQIFRTRKKIVLIFILLTFSTMLVYLLSTGWTANGFYVLCVVFGLFTGYWVVFVTISAEQFGTNLRATVTTSVPNMVRGSLIPVTLLFQYLQAQMGIINAALCIAVLTVGLALFALYHLDETYGRDLNFIEE from the coding sequence ATGACTAACGGAAAACAGAGCGGAAGTGTTTCGCTTTTAATTCTCGTGGCTGCGCTCGGCTATTTTGTAGATATTTACGATCTGCTCCTCTTCCTGATCATTAAAAACAAAAGTCTTAGTGCCTTGGGTGTTGCTCCCGACCAAATTACAGAAGTTGGTCTCTATTTGATGAACTGGCAGATGGCGGGCTTACTTATCGGCGGTATTTTCTGGGGCGTTTTGGGGGATAAAAAAGGCCGGTTGTCTGTATTGTTCGGTTCTATCATCATGTACTCGCTGGCAAACATTGCAAACGGTTTTGTGACCACAATCCCCATGTACGCCGCGCTTAGGTTTATTGCGGGGGTGGGCCTTGCAGGTGAACTGGGTGCGGGCATTACCCTTGTTAGTGAAAGCATGAGCAAGGAAAACAGGGGATACGGCACAATGCTGGTAGCCGGCATTGGTTTGATGGGCGCGGTGGCGGCTTATGTTGTAGGCGATATGTTTGAATGGCGGACAGCTTTTTTTGTTGGTGGGGGACTGGGAATTTTGCTTTTACTGCTTCGATTCGGCGTGTTCGAGTCTGGTCTGTTCGAGCGCATGGCGAAGAAAGATGTTCAGAAAGGGAATTTTCTGATGCTGTTTTCAAGCAGGGACAGATTTTTTAAGTATTTAAACTGCATCCTGATTGCGGTACCCTTATGGTTTGTGGTTGGAATTCTTGTCGGCATTGCGCCCGAGTTTGGAAAAGCGCTACAGGCCAGGGACGTGCTTGACAACGGAAAGGGTGTGATGTTTACCTATATCGGTATATCCCTGGGTGATTTTTTAAGCGGCGCCCTGAGTCAGATCTTCAGAACTCGTAAGAAGATTGTCCTGATCTTTATACTGCTTACCTTCTCCACGATGCTGGTTTACCTGCTGAGTACCGGCTGGACTGCCAATGGATTCTATGTGCTCTGCGTGGTATTTGGTTTATTTACCGGCTATTGGGTGGTATTTGTGACCATCTCGGCGGAACAGTTTGGAACAAACCTAAGGGCTACGGTGACGACAAGTGTACCCAATATGGTCAGAGGTTCTCTTATCCCGGTTACATTGCTTTTTCAATACCTGCAGGCGCAAATGGGTATCATAAACGCAGCGCTTTGTATTGCTGTGCTAACGGTTGGTCTGGCACTATTTGCCTTGTATCACCTCGATGAGACTTACGGCCGGGATTTAAACTTTATTGAAGAATAG
- a CDS encoding AlbA family DNA-binding domain-containing protein — translation MNIRKLILQGEGTTLDFKKTITSTEKISKSLVAFANNKGGKLLIGVADDGSIKGVKSEDEERYMITKAAHQYCKPALEPEFEEVYVDDKLVLVVNIAESELKPHYALDEHKKWWVYYRVKDKSILASKILVDVIKKSNNQEPNIINYTDQEKQLFDYLNEQGRITLKEFSKLTRSSYKKAQKILVSLIISGVIRPHISEKEEYFTAV, via the coding sequence ATGAATATCAGGAAGCTAATTTTGCAGGGCGAAGGGACAACACTGGATTTTAAGAAAACGATAACCAGTACAGAAAAGATCTCCAAGAGCCTTGTGGCCTTCGCAAATAATAAAGGGGGTAAACTGCTTATCGGTGTTGCCGACGATGGCAGCATCAAAGGTGTCAAATCTGAAGACGAAGAACGGTATATGATCACCAAAGCAGCACATCAGTATTGCAAACCTGCTCTTGAGCCCGAATTCGAAGAAGTATATGTAGATGACAAGCTGGTCCTTGTTGTCAATATCGCTGAAAGCGAGCTCAAACCTCACTACGCGCTTGATGAGCACAAGAAGTGGTGGGTATACTATCGCGTTAAGGACAAAAGCATTCTGGCCAGTAAGATACTGGTAGACGTGATCAAAAAGAGCAACAACCAGGAACCGAATATTATCAATTATACGGATCAGGAAAAGCAGTTGTTTGATTATCTGAACGAACAGGGAAGAATAACTCTAAAAGAGTTTAGCAAGCTTACAAGAAGTTCCTATAAGAAAGCTCAGAAGATACTGGTCAGCCTCATCATCAGCGGTGTTATCCGTCCGCATATCTCAGAGAAAGAGGAATATTTTACAGCGGTCTGA
- a CDS encoding coproporphyrinogen III oxidase, with product MVFAFAVAIAGSACNSTKSVSDGTDSTQTDTSMSPLDTTGTVPPDTAAMPPDTTTMPPDTL from the coding sequence ATGGTTTTTGCTTTCGCTGTAGCGATTGCAGGGTCAGCATGCAACTCGACAAAAAGCGTGTCGGACGGTACAGACAGCACTCAGACAGATACTTCGATGAGTCCGTTAGATACAACGGGTACTGTGCCACCGGATACGGCAGCGATGCCGCCGGACACAACCACTATGCCACCTGATACGTTGTGA
- a CDS encoding DUF4442 domain-containing protein: MIVSERTLKWGLSLYPPMLFQRIWIRNFHKGFRGVDVKISRSIINRNYNGSIFGGTIYSATDPFYAILFDQLLQRRGFKVRVWLKSASIQYLKPGRSNLYFTIKVSDEMLEDAVQALSTQGKFIRAYPIEVCNSEGEICASVINEVYIRNLHQGEISRVAY; encoded by the coding sequence ATGATCGTATCAGAGCGTACCTTGAAATGGGGATTATCCCTATACCCTCCGATGTTGTTTCAACGGATTTGGATCAGAAATTTCCATAAAGGTTTCCGTGGAGTAGATGTAAAAATCAGCCGGAGTATCATCAACCGAAACTATAACGGTTCCATATTCGGTGGAACTATTTACTCGGCTACGGACCCGTTTTACGCCATCCTTTTTGATCAGTTATTGCAACGGCGAGGTTTCAAAGTACGGGTGTGGCTTAAAAGTGCATCCATTCAGTACCTCAAACCGGGAAGAAGCAATCTCTATTTCACGATTAAGGTTAGCGACGAGATGTTGGAAGACGCCGTGCAGGCATTGAGTACTCAGGGAAAATTTATAAGGGCTTATCCCATCGAGGTGTGCAATTCTGAGGGAGAAATTTGCGCAAGCGTGATAAACGAAGTATATATTCGCAATCTTCATCAGGGTGAGATATCCAGGGTAGCGTATTAA
- a CDS encoding MATE family efflux transporter produces the protein MFQEIRRKYKPYYADNLRLAMPIVVSQLGHTMVHLADSVIVGHFAGTVQLAAVSLVNSLFTIVMVLGIGIAYGLTPLIAQENGKRNYDECGKLLSNSLAINIVASLVLYAFIYLGTLLVIDHIGQSPEVVRHAKPYLAYLGISIIPLMIFQSFKQFTEGLGFTKQAMYISVWGNIINIVLGIVFVKGMFGISAMGVAGVGLSTLIDRMIMATVIIIYVLRSRHFKIYIKHFKLALIEKVRTIKILKIGAPVALQYVFEISAFSMAAILIGTIGAVEQAAHQVAINLAAVTYMMASGVASAATIKTGNNYGKGHFADLRFSAIASYHVVVMFMTATALIFIFANQLLPYIYTSDIDVIEIASGLLIIAGLFQLFDGTQVVGLGILRGIGDVNVPTIITFMSYWILGLPLAYLLGIRLGLGVNGIWYGLTIGLLAASLMLYLRFRKKVSGTAPISA, from the coding sequence ATGTTTCAGGAAATCCGTCGAAAGTACAAACCCTATTACGCAGACAACCTCCGTCTGGCGATGCCGATCGTTGTGTCGCAACTGGGGCATACCATGGTGCATCTGGCCGACAGTGTCATCGTAGGGCACTTTGCCGGAACAGTTCAGCTTGCTGCAGTATCGCTGGTAAATAGTTTGTTCACCATAGTTATGGTATTGGGTATAGGTATCGCCTATGGCCTTACGCCGCTTATCGCGCAGGAAAACGGAAAGAGAAATTACGACGAATGCGGAAAACTGCTGTCAAACAGTTTAGCGATCAATATCGTAGCCTCGTTAGTTCTTTACGCATTTATATATCTGGGAACCTTGCTGGTCATAGACCATATCGGACAGTCGCCAGAAGTTGTCCGGCATGCAAAGCCGTACCTGGCGTATCTTGGTATTTCCATCATTCCACTGATGATTTTTCAAAGTTTCAAGCAATTTACAGAGGGCCTTGGTTTTACCAAACAGGCCATGTACATATCCGTATGGGGAAATATCATCAATATAGTGCTGGGTATTGTATTCGTCAAAGGAATGTTCGGGATCAGCGCAATGGGTGTGGCAGGCGTTGGGCTAAGCACGTTAATCGATCGTATGATCATGGCGACTGTGATCATCATCTATGTATTGCGGTCGAGGCACTTCAAAATTTATATCAAACATTTTAAACTGGCGCTCATAGAAAAAGTACGCACAATCAAGATCCTGAAGATCGGCGCACCGGTAGCCCTGCAATATGTTTTCGAGATCAGCGCGTTCAGCATGGCCGCCATTCTCATAGGCACTATAGGCGCCGTAGAGCAAGCCGCACACCAGGTCGCAATCAACCTGGCCGCAGTCACCTATATGATGGCCAGTGGTGTAGCCTCCGCCGCCACGATCAAAACGGGCAATAACTACGGTAAGGGCCATTTTGCTGATCTGAGGTTTTCCGCCATTGCAAGTTACCATGTCGTTGTGATGTTTATGACGGCGACTGCGCTCATTTTCATCTTTGCAAATCAGCTCTTGCCATACATTTATACCTCAGATATCGATGTTATTGAGATTGCCAGCGGCCTGCTGATCATTGCAGGATTGTTTCAGTTGTTCGACGGTACTCAAGTTGTTGGACTCGGCATACTCAGGGGTATCGGCGATGTAAACGTCCCTACCATAATAACTTTCATGTCATACTGGATCCTGGGCCTGCCACTCGCGTACCTGCTTGGTATCAGGCTTGGCCTTGGCGTAAACGGAATCTGGTACGGTCTTACTATTGGATTGCTCGCCGCCTCTCTCATGCTGTATCTCAGGTTTAGAAAAAAGGTATCGGGCACGGCGCCCATATCAGCCT
- the hemF gene encoding oxygen-dependent coproporphyrinogen oxidase, which yields MEFRDQVVAAFKQIQDEICRELEQTDGGASFEEENWTRDGGGGGRTRIIQNGNVLEKGGVNFSAVHGKLPESVKRGLGVDSDEFFATGVSIVMHPSNPYVPIIHMNIRYFELNEGTRWFGGGIDLTPHYIIDTDARYFHHLLKQACDKFDAQFYPKFKRRADDYFYIPHREETRGIGGIFYDRLTPESTGVSIEALLEFSVEVGNTFIPVYTELIDRNRDKEFSETEKEWQYQRRSRYAEFNLVYDAGTKFGLETNGRIESILMSLPPLAKWTYNHQPVPGSPEAYTLSRLKKGVDWV from the coding sequence ATGGAATTTAGAGATCAGGTAGTAGCAGCGTTTAAGCAAATTCAGGATGAGATATGCAGGGAGTTGGAACAAACCGATGGCGGGGCCTCTTTCGAGGAGGAAAACTGGACGCGCGATGGCGGTGGCGGCGGAAGGACCAGAATTATTCAGAACGGAAATGTGCTCGAAAAGGGTGGTGTGAATTTTTCGGCTGTCCATGGTAAACTTCCCGAATCGGTAAAACGGGGACTAGGTGTAGACAGCGATGAATTTTTTGCCACAGGCGTATCAATCGTTATGCACCCGTCTAATCCATACGTGCCAATTATTCATATGAACATCAGGTACTTTGAGTTGAATGAGGGAACAAGATGGTTTGGTGGTGGCATTGACCTGACGCCGCATTATATCATCGACACGGATGCGCGCTATTTCCATCACTTGTTGAAGCAAGCCTGCGATAAATTCGATGCACAGTTTTACCCGAAATTCAAGCGAAGGGCCGATGATTACTTTTATATCCCGCACAGGGAAGAAACAAGGGGAATCGGCGGCATTTTTTATGACAGGCTAACCCCAGAAAGCACCGGTGTTTCAATTGAAGCTTTACTTGAATTTTCGGTTGAGGTCGGAAACACATTTATTCCTGTATATACAGAACTTATAGACCGGAACCGGGATAAAGAATTCAGTGAAACCGAGAAGGAGTGGCAGTACCAGCGAAGGAGCCGGTATGCCGAATTTAATCTGGTATACGATGCCGGCACCAAGTTCGGGTTGGAGACCAATGGACGCATTGAGTCTATACTGATGAGTTTGCCCCCGCTTGCCAAATGGACCTACAACCATCAGCCCGTTCCCGGATCACCAGAAGCATACACGCTCAGCAGGCTGAAAAAGGGGGTTGACTGGGTGTAA